The segment acacacacacaccctgttgtGGACACAAGGGACTTTGGAACGGAGAGGAGACATGCCAAAGTCAGAGCAGACGGCTTGTGCTTCGAAACCTAAACCCGGGGACCAACCAGACCCAATGGAACCACAGAGAACCAAATGGAACCACAGGGATTGTGGCCAGACAGAGCAAGGCCTGTCAATTGTCTCCTGTAAGTCTTTTCctttcttgctcacacacacacacacacacggcactgaAAAACAGTGATGTAAGGCATGTATATGGCAAAACATGAAACTGTAACTACTGGTTTGTACTCAATTAAATCAGATCATTGCCTGATTATATTAATGTTACATTTGTTAGTATTAAAGAAATGCATTAATTAGCAGTCATAAGGAACTCACTCCATATTACTTTATGTTTAGTAGTGCTGACGTAACTAGCTTGGTCataaatgacaataaagtaggAAGGTGATGTGAAGGTTATGTGTGATTCATTGGTCATCATGAACAAACCAAACTGCATATGGCCTttattaaagtagcataacggatcaattgctaatcgctaacgatatgctagcggctaaaactaaccaaatctcttgaaatgtgctgactttgacattatgacaaactagttagtcaacatctgtcctaacacagtcaaacatcaagcaagtgcaacacaagacaaagcccgacggcaaataagctacttactagttcggcagacagtaaaaaccgggcggcttcaggcaaacctacatttagcagtaatatgcctacggaccctggtatggcaatggcacggaggcgattctccatattaaaagtcattgtagtgccccaatttttttaaagctgttattttaaggtaaaactgcttatcctaaccctaatcctgaagtacaattactgcataatgccactttaatacTGCTGATGCTTGCTTGTGTTTAACAGCGATGTTAACTAAACAATGTTAATAGTGGTATTTATTTAGAATGTCTTTAAGAACGCAAACGTTGTCTGCACAAAGCCCACGTCAGCACAAAGAGAACCGACATTTTGCCTCAAGCAAGTAGCACAGgccactccttcacacacacacacacaaaacaaaggatggacacacacactcacacactgtctatAACAGGTCAGACAGGTTGAGCCTCGGAAGAATCAAAACATTCCCAGAACAGCCACGCCACAACCAGATTATGTTTAATCCTTGCAGGTTTTTTTTACTACAGGTCTTCCCAGGTCAATTTGAAACCGCATAATTATTTCTGAATAACCTATTATTCACAATGATCCTCTTCACGTTCCAAATGTGCTCTACCTTTACTATGTTAAACCCGTCTGCCATGAGTTTACTTCAACTTGTTTCTATGCGTGCTGAAGTAgtttagccacacacacaatatgggaCGCATTTCAAATTAATCGGAAGGAATTATGGGTTTGTTGGATCTCGTAATGCTACCATGAGTCTGCTTTCTTCAGAGGAAGCAGACTCATACTCCTCAGCAAGCAACTGCCCTCACTGAATTAGCCCCAaccattcattaaaaaaacgtATCTTTGAGTGAAGTTCTCATCTTTATTGTCCTCACTGTTAGTTAGCATATGCCTCAAACAACCTCAAGCTAAATTTAAAAGCCGAAAGATAAATAAGAGCCGTTGAGTAATTGTGAGATTCACTGTTTCGTCCCACTTCCTGTAACTCTTTGTAAGGTTGTGGAACTGCCAGTCTGCAGTGAATAAGTCCGATTTGATTTCCTGCTTTGGCCTTGCAGTTATCCCTTCAGTTACTTACCCTTACTGAAGCGTGGATCAGGCCAGAAAACACTGCCACACCTCCAGTGCCATGAATTAATGATGCCTTGCCCCCCTTCACACCCTTTTGTTTAACTGGTACAGGAGGTAGCttggcagtgtgtgagtgtgtgtgtgagtgtgtgtgtgtgtgtgtgtgtgtgtgtgtgttacctgaagCCGAATTTGTCCATGGACACCGAGAGGTGTCGGGGCTGAGAGAAGCAGCGGTAGGTGTTGCGGTCGTCCATGGGGATGAGGTCGACGTCACTGAACACGAAGCAGTCATAATTGTACTCCTTCAGCGCCTCCGCGAAACCCACGTTCAGCAGCTTTGCCCGGTTAAACGTCTCATCACCATCCTGTCAGGGACACAGCATAGGTTAATATCACATACACAATATTACacttgcacacaacacacacacttacaacacacacacacacaacataatatTACAGTTACACAGAACgcatcacagacacaccaaagacaaacactcaggagagagagagagttggagagacagacagagagagagcgatggagagacagacacagagagagagatggagagacagacagagagagagagagcaagagagacggatagacagacacagagagagatatggagagacagacagagagagagagagagagagcaagagagacggatagacagacacagagagagagatggagagacagacagcgagagagatggagagagatgagggcatAAGACAGGATGATGAGAAAATTGAAATGAgccttgtatgtgtgtccatgaatATGTGTTTGCAGAAAAAATACAAACCAGCAGTCCAGTACTTTTGTCAAAAGGCCGAACGACcccccatatgtgtgtgtgagaatgtgataAAGCGAGAGACAaggtttgtatctgtgtgtgtctcggaCTAAATTGGCGCATCCTGCCCTGTCCCAGCCCCTGtctttcaaaacacacaaagagtaaGCTCCCCTTACGGCTTTAtctgatggacacacacacacacacacacacacacacacacacagcaaagaacGTGAGAGGATGGAACTAATGCATCAGGAAGATGAGACCTATGAAAAAGAACAACCTGGATAAgcaagaggcacacacacacacacacacacacacacacacacacacacacacacacacacacacacacacacacacacacacacacacacacaccacagagggagaaaagacaggaaaaaagagggcgaaagacacagacagcgagagagagagatggacagagcaGCTATTATTACCCAGAGTAGCATTGTAGTGAGGCAGTCTGGAAGCTGAAGCACTGATTTacctgtgcaacacacacacacacatgcacacacacagagcatgcacAGGAgcccaccccctacacacacatgcagataggcgcacgcacacacacacacacacacacggacatgcagataggcacacacagacacagacacacacacacacacacacacggacatacagataggcacacacacacacacacacacacaacaaaagacAGGGAGTGAGGGGGGAAGAGCCAAggaaagaagggaggaagagaaaaaacaaaaaggatGTTCGGTCATTTAAGTTGTCTCTTCATGTGTGTCAATCACAGCAAATGAGTATCATTAACGACTGAACATAGAGCATTTAGAACAGCACGTCCACGAGCCTTCCTAGTTTAAAGTGTTGAGAAGTCTCTAGTTCcactcttctccactccactctgttCATTCCTCTGCAGTCATCTCAAACAACACAGCCCTGACCAACATGCCTGACCATGCTTACGGCATAAACAGCGTGGCTAATAAgagtgcccgtgtgtgtgtgtgtgtgtgtgtgcatgtgtgtgtgtgtgcgtgtgtgtgtgtgagagaggctaaATGCTGAATGAAACAAAGTCCAGTGTTTGTCCTTGAGATTGATAGAGGGctaataaacacataaatagGGCTAGGTATTGGCAAAGATGCCCCAGTTTGACTAGATTCCGATTCACAAGCTAACGATTCAATTCAGTCTGATTCCGATTCTATATCAATAGGATTGAGACATGAAATTCTATATAACAGCTTTCCATATTCAGAGAGATGTTTAAAAAGACATACTCCATTCTGCCTCCATCTGGGCAGATCGCTTTGGGGTCCCACTCTACCTCCATCTGTGCTTTATTAACCAGAACTGCAACGACACGCACAGCTTGACAGGCACAATCACCCACTATGTTCTATAGCACTATGGAGTTCTGTGGCTCTTTGTAGTTCTGTGGCTCTATGTAGTTCCGTGGTTCTATGTAGTTCGGGTTGGGACACCCCACAAATatgtaagaaaagccttcacagcactcCTCACcaacaatgatttttttttttaaacaatactGCATGTTAATACAGTCAGTGTTTACTGATGTCTGTGCCAACTCGTTATCGTCTCCTCTTAGTCATGTAAAAAAGGGCACTGACGTTCATATTTCGTCATAGTTTTAATTAATAGAATGATCCTTTCTACAGTCTGCTGCCATTCTCTTTACGGTGCCTTAAATGAGGAGGCCACACTGATAAAACAACACAGAATGGTTAGGAAgacctcagtacacacacacacacacacacacacacacactccatatctccactagggctgaacgatttagggaaataatctaattgcgatttttccacccaatattgcgattgcgatttaatatgcgatttttttattttatcctaattttttccccaacaaatcgtaatgaatgatttcaatatgaccaacacaatattagatacatttagtgtaaaatattatttcccacaatttaaatttttatttaactgctcattacagaatcaagaacaacaaatcggtggctttgtttaaattacttaaatgcacagtggcaaagtcattgtaataataaacacaatgcatgcactttttaaacactgtgtgcaaaatttaccatgttaagagaaaaaaatatgtatattattattattttttttttttagatcacgtttttaatcgcgaacgttgcggttagaaaatcgcgttctatcatatcgcgattaaatcgcaaatatCGTTCAGCCTTAATCTCCACTATCTCTGAAACCACTTTATCTCTGAGCTGCTGCtgtactgactgtgtgtgtgtgtgtgtgtgtgtgtgtgtgtgtgtgtgtgtgtgtgtgtgtgtgtgtgtgtgtgtgaggagactCTGGCCGGTCAAAGTTCATTACACACTAACCTATAGCACTGGTGCTTTCACATACATGGGAGTGTTGAtgagctgcgtgtgtgtatttaacaCTCACTGGAACAAGGGTAAGGTCTAGATCCCATACatccagttcacacacacacacatttggagatctaacatgaacatgtgtgtgagacctcTTCAAGCCTCACAAATCACTCCTCCCTGACCATGTGGgagtgtggacacacacacacacacacacacacacacacacacacacacacacacacacacacacacacacacacacacacacacacacacacacacacacacacacacacacacacacacacacacacacacacacacacacacctcttcagatGTGCGGATGCGAGTGTGGGCCTGCCCTGGTCATGATATATGGAATGCATACATGCCAGATTcatcagacaaaacacacacactgtctctctcctctctattcaGTAAAATACTTCTTcagactcctctctctgttaAGTCTGTAACCTCTAGCCAACATTCAATCAGCCCAGACAGGTAGATCTaatcacaaacactgacatctCTAAAAGACATTTCATGTGGCTGTCTGGTGGCAGCCAGAAAaaagtgagtgagatagagCATGGcccctttagacacacacacacacacacacacacacacacacacacacacacacacacacacacacacacacacacacacacacacacacacacacacacacacacttctctggaAGTGTTGATTATTAACTCAGGTGGATTTCACCGCACCCCAGACTGTGTCCCTGACGTGGAGTCGTTGTCATTGCGACACGTCTGTAAAAACGCCACAGGATTTAgtttgcttgagtgtgtgtgtgtgtgtgtgtgtgtgtctgtctatgtgtgtatgtgagagaaagagtgtataTACATGGGGAGGAACATATCTGCGCAAATTGGTGGGTAGAATAGGATAGCTGCgcctgtttgtgtgagagagaggctttaTATTAACAGGACAGCGCTGATAAGGTGTGAACACAAGCATTATTCAAAAGAAAAGCAAATCATTGACTGACCCCATACATGTGccaaacaagaacacacacaccaaacaaaggGGTGACGTGGTGAATCTactatgagcgtgtgtgtgtgtgtgtaaaaatctAATTTTAGGAAACTGTCGTTGTATAAAGAACACACCATATGCATAAAATCCGAGGAAAAGAAGGTTTCCTTTTTAATGCAATCAGAACAGTGGAATCTGCATTTATCACAGTCCCTGTAACATCTAACATCAAAGCACTACCCTTCTGTGCAGTCGGAGCAATTTTCCAAtatcagttttaaaaaaaaaatcaatattgAGAAATTGAGAATCCATACAGTATCACAAAACATAATATTGCAATACTCAATTGTATGGATATTTTCTTGcaaccctagtgtgtgtgtgtgtgtgtgtgtgtgtgtgtgtatctgaatgatgatgtgcgagtgtgtgtatctgcttgatgatgatgacgatgtgtgtgtgtgtgtgtgtgtgtgtgtatctgattgtatgtatgtatgtgtgtgtgtgtgtgtgtgtgtgtgtgtgtgtgtgtgtgtgtgtgtgtgtgtgtgtatctgattattgatgatgtgtgtgtgtgtgtgtgtgtgtgtgtgtgtgtgtgtgtgtgtatctgattattgatgatgtgtgtgtgtgtgtacctgattgATGATGTACACCCCATAGTCGAGCTGCTGCCTGAGGAGGATGGGGTGCAGGTAGTAGAGCCAGAACTTGAGGTGCTCGTCCCGGTTCCTGAAGGGAATGATGATGGCCACCCTCTGCAGCGCCACACAGTTCGGGGGGGCGTAGCGCCCTCCCTCGCGCAGCTCCGGATGCTCACGCCGCAAGGTGTCCAAGTTCACCGGAGACGAGAACTCTATCCTCAACGGGCCCACTgatgagagggagacacagcgAGGGAACGAGATGCAGAGAGATCcagaaacagagtgagaaagagagagggagagagagatccagaaacagagtgagagagagagagagatggagagagatccggagggaaaaagaaacacagtgaaagagagggagagagagaaatgtgaggGATTTGGGTAGCCCCCACTTGACACACTTTCTAAGTTTTATATCACAGTCTGCATTCAGGAAAGTCCCCTCCCCTTTTACATCTCtgacacagaatcacacacgtgtgtgtgtgtgtgtgtgtgtgtgtgcaacaaatCATCTAATGGTCAGCAGTATAACAGAAGGTGTATCAAGCGAGCACACACAGCTCATGCCAGTGTCTTGCACAGGTGCACAGGTGTTCATTACCTCTGCtcgtattacacacacacacagaatacaaccAGCAGGTATCAAGTCTAACACCCCGGACCTATAGTGTGTTTAACAAAAACCTAATCCCGCTCACTGATATTAAGAGATTTAATCTGACCCGAACAGCACCTAACTGCCCTGGGTGGAGTTGCGCATCAACAACATacactgtgtgaacacacacacacacacacacacacacacacacacacacacacacacacacacacaaacatgcacactgacaGGCACAGGGAGGCATGTTAACAGTACTGCTCACAgctgcataaatgtgtgtgtgtgtgtgtgtgtgtcagatgaccAACTGAGAAATCACTCTCACCCAGAACCTAGGGCTGTCATTGAAGTGACACACTTGCATTGAAAGCCATGGGGGAAAACTAAAGTATTCTCATGATACTGTTACGCAAGCCATACATACATAGCTGTCTCGTAGGTAACACTAAACATTACGAGAATTGTGTAAGGTTATAGCCACAGCAAAGCATATTATCACTTCACGTGATACATATTATGACTTCACGTGCTGTCGGATATATCGTAATTACGAGTTAGAGTACATGAATGGCCAAGCAAAGTCGTGGGAAAGTAGTGTAGTAGTGGGAAACTCGATTTGTCTTCTATGATAACCGAGTTGCCGAGTTGTGACGTCGAGAGGGCGTGTCACTACCAAAAATGGCAAGGCATGGCATCAGTAGATAAGAACTCGTTTAACGATATTTAAAACTATCGTGTTGtacattaaatgtgtgtgtatggcaatACTTCAACAAAGTCCTTTTCATAAATTCAAAGTTGGTTTTAAGTCAACTTGATTGCTGAACTTCTGTTCGCGGGTGATTTTCTTGAATTGAATTAACGTAATATGCCGAAGCATGTTTCAGTGCATATATAGGATTTCTTATGTCTGGTTCTCTGGCTAAGGGGCAATCTGTTCCTGACGCCCAAAACCGCTTTGTATGATTTTATTGATAAACCACGAAACCCAAAATCAATTTTTGACAGGTCGtccatttttttgtttaaaagttTGTGCCAGATTACCAATTAGGGACTATTTCCAAACTCGGAAGTAGGAAAGCACTTGAAGGCAGCATTAATAACCGATACATAGAATTCAGGATGGTGTCGGTCCTGGGCGCACAGCAAATATTCTCAAATGATTTTATCTAAACAAAAAGCTGACCGTCCGTGCACTTACCCAGAAGAGGTGATGGGTCGGGGCATTGCTCCAAAGTTTTGGGCCCCGGCTCGGAAGAGTTAGATCCCAGTGTGGTTTTCAGCTCAAGCGCACCAGAGTATTTCACTTCGAGTTTAATCGGATCTGTTTTAACATGACTTTGCTGATTCTGCACAAACGCGAGTCGAAAGTTAACGGACTTAGCGTAGTAAACTAAAGTGGCAGTTATGTACACGAAGCAGAAAAAGACGAGCAGTTTGCATGTTCTGTGAAGAACCCCGAAATTCACATTTGAGTCGCGCATAATTTAAGAAAATGTAATCCTATCTAACTTCAAAAGAAATATACCGTTAAGTCGGTTGAAGTTAATTCCAACACCTAAAATACTATCTACCGAAGGTAATACCGTTATTCTTTCGACTAGTCAACATGTCAGTCTAACAGGTCAAATATTAGCACTGTGCCAAATGCTAACGTTACCTTCAGTATCTTAGTAGCTACCTAACATAACTGTCGCTAGCCCACGTATGTCTCATTTTCGGTCCTTAAAACTTTTCAAGCGACTTGACCAGTTACTTCCATGTCTTTTTCAGGCAGCAGAAGGTAACGTCCTTGACATTTTCAACATATATAAAGAAGAAAAATCCGATTACTTGAACACGTTTTCTCCTATTAATAATATACCTAAAAACAATATATTAGTCAACAGTAAGACCTATTCAAAAGTTACTTGgaaactagctagctagctggctaacgcTTCTCTAGTGAGCGGCGTCTTCCTTAACAAGCCAGGTCCTCACATCCGCTTGTAGCAACTTCAGTTAACATCTATCACCATTAATGTTACATTGCATCAAACAAATATTTTGTCATAGGGTGAAAAGTTTTAAAGGCATGTCAACAGCCGCATACAAGTCCCAGGTTAATCATTTGCCAGTTTTCTCAAACACCAACTTCCTTACGAAATCCTCTGACTAGTGACGCGGGTCATGCTCATATTTCTGCCGACCTGTGAGTCGCGTTTTCCGGGAGACTCTTGCATTGGGGAGGAGCAAGCCAGAGAGCGGTGGGCGTGAGGGCCaccggtgtctgtgtgtagtcgCCAGAACGTTACCCATAATCTAATACGCAGCAAAAGTTAGTGGAATAATAGTTTTAGTGTAATGGTCATGCGTTCGAATAAGCTATGGCAATGCAAAAACTATGACAATGTTTAAAATCATTAAACTTTTCTTGAACCCTTTTTTTGTTATGCAGAACCTTAATTTGTATAAGGGTTAGGATACTCCATGTGAAGGGCAGGAAGTAAAATACTGTAATACTGTAAAATACGTTCTGGAACAATGTGTTCACATTGAAGCTTGCGCACACTAGCCCATATGTATGGACACACGTCGCGCCCTGGCGGTCAGAAACGGATTTTGACatgcattttaacccattttgaacACAGCCATGGAGTCATGTAGGACAGGGGTTTTCatccaggggtccgtggccccctggtggtccgcgcgGCATTGCAGgaggtccgcgacatgagcctatgttgatcagtttgatcattgacttttttatttttataaatatacctgggcccgtcgacatatttatgtctgaatagccaagtcgcattgcccaaaatactgatgtagacccatattcagcgaagaaattacactgacaagtattataggcagaatatgtgtgcggggggagggggcgtggcggcggttacaaacatgaaaaagaagggtaagAGACTGTAacatgttttgggaatcactggcacatcagtgggccgcggattactttctggtcagaatggtggtccctgggacaaaaccagttgaaaacccctgatgtaGGATGTGAAATAGAACGGTTGGAAGTGGAGTTTATGCCAGTGTTTAGATGGCAATGAAACCAGTCAGTATTCTAAAGCTGCCCATGAATACATtggtttattaattattttttagTAACCGTTAGCAGTACGACCAtaaatatgtaagggataatgtattgtccggaggtcattatccaaaaataaatcccgacggggcgaacagcaccccgacgtgCAGCGGAACTTACGGTTCCATTTGATGATGCAATAACGAACTCAAGCAACCGTTATGAATGGTAGTTAATGTAAATTCTAGATCTGAAAGGTATATTTCTGGAATGACTTGCAAAAATGTACTCCTCAAAGGGTAAGTAAGATGATCACAAATATTAAATTGTTGCGAACTGAAGGTTCCATTTAATTATTTAGTTATAAGATCAAGACAGCTTTTTAACAGGTCAGTGTAAATACTAGATCAGCAGTGTGTAATTCTGGAATGAGTTGCAAAAAAAATAGAGAACCTCAAAGGGTTCAAAGGTCCTATGCAGGCCTATAAATTAACCTCCCAAGAAAGAACCCTATTTCTTaaatctatttttatttattacattattggcctatatttttattttgttggtcTGTATTTGATCTTACCttattatgttatgttttttatatttttgcCCAATGTCTTTTGTCATTAGATTGTTGTTCTTTCTGATTCTTTTGAAAATAGGTAAAATGTTCTCTCAGACACCCTGAACGTTTTTAGGGAATTTCCAAGAGATTAAGTAGATTTGTGCACAGATTACAGTATAATTAAAGGGGTGGCTACTACATACCAACAGATTAGGGAGAAATTAAGGCAGCCTGTTTTAAAAGGAAAGCTAATTGACACACATTAAGCGGTGCTGCAGGGTTTGCAAGGAATCTTCAGGATTTAGGATTTCCTGGTTAAGGTAGTTTGACTGTGGAATAGAACTGTCTTTTCAGGTGAGGCAGTGTGGAGTTAGTCAGGTAAAATTCCAGGCTCTGCCTGA is part of the Clupea harengus chromosome 6, Ch_v2.0.2, whole genome shotgun sequence genome and harbors:
- the b4galt1l gene encoding beta-1,4-galactosyltransferase 1; this encodes MRDSNVNFGVLHRTCKLLVFFCFVYITATLVYYAKSVNFRLAFVQNQQSHVKTDPIKLEVKYSGALELKTTLGSNSSEPGPKTLEQCPDPSPLLVGPLRIEFSSPVNLDTLRREHPELREGGRYAPPNCVALQRVAIIIPFRNRDEHLKFWLYYLHPILLRQQLDYGVYIINQDGDETFNRAKLLNVGFAEALKEYNYDCFVFSDVDLIPMDDRNTYRCFSQPRHLSVSMDKFGFRLPYNQYFGGVSSLSKEQFLKINGFPNNYWGWGGEDDDIYNRLSSKGMSISRPSGAIGKCRMIRHERDKKNDPNPQRFDRIAHTRETMLKDGISSLSYSVLKVEKDLLYTKITVDVGKRTK